A window of the Chitinophagaceae bacterium genome harbors these coding sequences:
- a CDS encoding SLBB domain-containing protein gives MNIRHGMIIVGMVVLANNTLFGQINTENEQLEYIRRQAEQLGISEKELLEVYKKNGREDLIIKSKIEEQKQNRLKQNQKISTKKDDFDAERNKEPVSVDDILVEEDEEEESGSPKRFKLTKKEDKIFGYKLFKKRNLDFIPSDQTATPKNYILGGGDELIIEVYGAYQKTYRVEVSPDGNINVPVIGIVSVSGLSIDVMKKLLIEKLSKIHAGIKGSNPNTFIQVSLGNMRTIKVNVVGEVKNPGAYLLPSFSPVFHALYSAGGPSILGTLRHIQVYRLGKLITEVDVYTFLLHGDVSGNIRLEDNDVVLVRRIENRIEVKGQVRTPGYYEMKPQETVLDLLKYVGGFTDMAYKEEIKVVSTYRNEKEAKDVSKQNYGSFTFKDGDRVEISKILSAVSQKVQVAGAVFREGIYEYTKGMTLKQLVYKAGGVRKDAFMDRAIIYRTEKKLQYSTVSINLNTALDSLAEDFILQESDVLHLPSIYDIREEFYVQITGEVNKPGYFPYLENMTVADLIIASGGIKNSASKMYIEIARRTQDKREDPLTEIIRVNIPESFYFFEKDTINNIILSPFDYVFIRKNPSYEEQKTVNVMGEVVYPGEYALENNQIYLSDILKRCGLFTKYAYIEGASLKRRTEKYIKEEKIDADLKKYKQISDYLKNTIKESDASIQTNIKRLDIKIQEIFLQKQEKYIQEQDTTSQKTEKRKENEDQFTEEYENVDINLPNIIKKPKSKQDIILKEGDIILIPSQLETVKVRGEVLHPTSMRYDGTNRFRTYINRSGGFSFKAKKGSCYVIYPNGRIAKTKNFVFFRIYPKLKPGSEIYVPANTNKRPITAFEIIGATSSLVTTLVLIWNITKN, from the coding sequence ATGAACATAAGACATGGTATGATTATTGTGGGGATGGTAGTGCTTGCTAACAATACTCTTTTTGGGCAGATAAATACTGAAAATGAACAGTTAGAGTATATCAGAAGGCAAGCAGAGCAATTGGGAATTTCAGAAAAAGAGTTATTGGAAGTGTATAAAAAAAATGGACGGGAAGACCTCATTATAAAATCAAAAATAGAAGAACAAAAGCAGAACCGTTTGAAACAAAATCAAAAAATAAGTACAAAAAAAGATGATTTTGATGCTGAAAGAAACAAAGAACCTGTCTCAGTAGATGATATATTAGTGGAAGAAGATGAGGAGGAAGAGAGTGGTTCCCCAAAAAGATTTAAACTTACAAAAAAAGAGGACAAAATATTTGGGTACAAATTATTTAAAAAACGGAATCTTGATTTTATACCAAGTGACCAAACCGCTACCCCTAAAAATTATATATTAGGCGGAGGAGATGAGCTTATAATAGAGGTGTATGGTGCTTACCAAAAAACATATAGAGTAGAGGTTTCTCCCGATGGCAATATTAACGTGCCTGTTATTGGTATAGTAAGTGTTTCTGGATTATCCATTGATGTAATGAAGAAATTGTTAATAGAAAAACTTTCTAAAATACATGCAGGAATAAAGGGTTCTAATCCAAACACTTTTATTCAGGTAAGTTTAGGAAATATGAGAACGATAAAAGTTAATGTGGTTGGTGAAGTTAAGAATCCGGGGGCCTACCTTCTGCCTTCTTTTTCTCCGGTTTTTCATGCTCTTTATTCTGCGGGTGGTCCTTCTATTTTAGGAACACTTCGGCATATACAAGTATATAGATTAGGAAAACTTATTACAGAAGTAGATGTATATACTTTTTTATTACATGGCGATGTATCAGGAAATATAAGATTAGAAGATAATGACGTGGTTCTGGTGAGACGAATAGAAAATAGAATTGAAGTAAAAGGGCAGGTGAGGACCCCTGGATATTATGAAATGAAACCCCAAGAAACTGTCTTAGATCTTTTAAAATATGTGGGAGGATTTACAGATATGGCATATAAAGAGGAGATAAAAGTTGTTAGCACTTACCGAAATGAAAAAGAAGCAAAAGATGTTTCCAAACAAAATTATGGTTCTTTTACCTTCAAAGATGGAGATAGAGTGGAAATATCTAAAATTTTAAGTGCTGTTTCTCAAAAAGTTCAAGTAGCAGGTGCTGTTTTCAGAGAGGGCATATATGAATACACGAAAGGTATGACTCTCAAACAATTAGTGTATAAAGCGGGAGGTGTAAGAAAAGATGCTTTTATGGATAGAGCAATTATCTATAGAACTGAAAAAAAATTGCAATACAGTACTGTTTCCATCAACCTCAATACAGCATTAGATAGTTTAGCAGAAGACTTTATTTTACAAGAATCTGACGTTTTACATCTACCGAGTATATATGATATACGAGAAGAATTTTATGTGCAAATTACAGGAGAAGTAAATAAACCTGGCTATTTTCCCTATTTAGAAAATATGACAGTAGCAGACCTTATAATAGCAAGTGGTGGGATAAAAAACTCTGCTTCTAAGATGTATATAGAAATAGCAAGAAGAACCCAAGACAAGAGAGAGGATCCTCTTACTGAAATTATAAGAGTTAATATACCCGAATCTTTTTATTTTTTTGAAAAAGATACTATTAATAATATCATTCTATCGCCTTTTGATTATGTATTTATAAGAAAAAATCCAAGTTATGAAGAGCAAAAAACAGTGAACGTTATGGGAGAAGTGGTATATCCGGGTGAATATGCCCTTGAAAATAACCAAATATATCTATCTGATATTCTCAAAAGATGTGGGTTATTTACTAAATATGCATATATAGAAGGGGCATCTTTGAAACGTAGAACTGAAAAATATATAAAAGAAGAAAAAATAGATGCTGATTTAAAAAAATATAAGCAGATATCCGATTATTTGAAAAATACTATCAAAGAATCTGATGCTTCTATTCAAACAAACATAAAAAGATTGGATATAAAAATACAAGAAATTTTTTTACAAAAACAAGAAAAATATATTCAAGAACAAGATACTACTTCTCAAAAGACTGAAAAACGAAAAGAAAATGAAGACCAATTTACAGAAGAATATGAAAATGTGGATATAAACTTGCCTAACATTATAAAAAAACCAAAAAGTAAGCAAGATATAATTTTAAAAGAAGGTGATATTATACTTATTCCTTCGCAACTAGAAACAGTAAAAGTTCGAGGAGAGGTTTTACATCCTACTTCTATGCGATATGATGGTACTAATAGATTTAGAACCTACATAAATAGATCGGGAGGGTTTTCTTTTAAAGCAAAAAAAGGAAGTTGTTACGTTATTTATCCGAATGGAAGAATAGCAAAAACCAAAAACTTTGTTTTTTTTAGAATATATCCAAAATTAAAACCAGGATCAGAAATTTATGTACCTGCAAATACTAATAAAAGGCCTATTACTGCTTTTGAAATCATTGGTGCTACTTCTTCTTTGGTTACGACTCTGGTTCTTATTTGGAATATAACTAAAAATTAG
- the truA gene encoding tRNA pseudouridine(38-40) synthase TruA, with amino-acid sequence MRYFLKISYLGKQYSGWQKQYNTTQTVQNLIEEVLKKLYGKEIECIGSSRTDAGVNALCQVAHIDIDDLKIEPQYLLHKINMLLPKDISVNAIIPVEPKFHARFNALSRTYKYCIHHSKNPFLNNTSYYIRAIPDIHLMNKAVQFFFTWNDYKCFSKEHTNVEHFECIIYEVKWEQGEGEKTFFHIKANRFLRGMVRCIVGTLLDVGLKKIPLSQFYNIIEKRDRKNASRNVPAHGLCLMDVEYSFPLHY; translated from the coding sequence ATGCGGTATTTTCTAAAAATATCTTATCTCGGTAAACAGTACAGCGGTTGGCAAAAGCAATACAATACTACACAAACAGTTCAAAATCTTATAGAAGAAGTATTAAAAAAATTATACGGAAAAGAAATAGAATGTATAGGAAGTAGCCGAACTGATGCCGGAGTAAATGCTTTATGCCAAGTAGCACATATAGATATTGATGACTTAAAAATAGAACCACAATATCTTCTGCATAAAATAAATATGCTTCTTCCTAAGGACATTTCTGTGAATGCAATAATACCCGTAGAACCAAAGTTTCATGCAAGATTCAATGCCCTTTCTCGTACCTATAAATATTGTATACATCATTCTAAAAATCCTTTTTTGAATAACACAAGTTATTATATAAGAGCAATACCAGATATACATCTGATGAACAAGGCAGTGCAATTTTTTTTTACATGGAATGACTATAAATGCTTTTCCAAAGAACATACCAATGTAGAACATTTTGAATGTATTATTTACGAAGTAAAATGGGAGCAAGGAGAAGGTGAGAAAACATTTTTTCATATAAAAGCAAATAGATTTTTGCGAGGTATGGTAAGATGTATAGTAGGAACTCTTTTAGATGTGGGACTAAAAAAAATACCACTCTCTCAATTTTATAACATTATAGAAAAAAGAGATAGAAAAAACGCTTCTCGAAATGTTCCCGCTCATGGATTGTGCCTTATGGATGTAGAATATTCATTCCCTTTACATTACTAA
- a CDS encoding PhoH family protein translates to MLEKVITLEDNISLVHFLGAENKNISTLVESFPKTKIISRGNEIFIKGEYLEISKVNEIINALIQHYNTYGIVTEQDIDTIIKKPGDLHEKKEEFVLLYGNKGSKIIPRTPHQIELVEKSKKNDLVFAIGPAGCGKTYISVALALQSLKNNEVRKIIITRPAVEAGENLGFLPGDMKEKIDPYLKPIYDALQDMLPIEKLKFYQENNIIEIAPLAYMRGRTLNNAFILLDEAQNTTQMQIKMFLTRMGINSKIIVTGDTSQIDLPHKQKSGLLEALRILKDNTKIGFVKLDERDVLRHPLVKDIIVAYQKDSINVNPSQ, encoded by the coding sequence TTGTTAGAAAAAGTTATAACATTAGAAGATAATATTTCTTTGGTGCATTTTTTAGGTGCGGAAAATAAAAATATAAGCACCTTAGTGGAATCTTTTCCAAAAACTAAAATTATATCTAGAGGAAATGAAATTTTTATAAAAGGGGAGTATTTGGAAATATCCAAAGTAAATGAAATCATAAATGCACTTATACAGCATTATAATACTTATGGTATTGTTACAGAACAAGATATAGATACTATTATAAAAAAACCAGGGGACCTTCATGAAAAAAAAGAAGAATTTGTTTTATTATACGGTAATAAAGGATCTAAAATAATTCCTCGTACTCCACATCAAATAGAACTAGTAGAAAAAAGTAAAAAAAATGACTTGGTTTTTGCTATTGGTCCAGCGGGATGTGGTAAAACATATATTTCTGTAGCACTTGCCCTCCAATCTTTAAAAAATAACGAGGTCCGAAAAATTATTATTACCAGACCTGCGGTAGAAGCTGGTGAAAACTTAGGTTTTTTACCCGGTGATATGAAAGAAAAAATAGACCCTTACCTCAAGCCAATTTACGATGCTCTACAAGATATGCTCCCCATAGAAAAATTAAAGTTTTATCAAGAGAATAATATTATTGAAATAGCTCCTCTTGCCTATATGAGAGGAAGAACACTGAATAATGCTTTTATACTTTTAGACGAAGCCCAAAATACCACTCAAATGCAAATAAAAATGTTCCTTACACGAATGGGTATAAACTCTAAAATTATTGTTACAGGAGATACTTCACAAATAGACCTTCCACATAAACAAAAATCGGGATTATTAGAAGCACTACGTATTCTGAAAGATAATACAAAAATTGGATTTGTAAAATTAGATGAACGGGACGTTCTGCGACACCCCCTTGTAAAAGATATTATTGTTGCTTATCAAAAAGACAGTATAAACGTAAACCCATCTCAATGA
- a CDS encoding SusD/RagB family nutrient-binding outer membrane lipoprotein, which yields MKNKIVVFGIIVIMSVFSCQTFEENLTDPNNISEALADPDLILNAVQTSFADFFEEVSGTTSRLVRHRAMIAGFTYNTSYPAADQNDMWNYGYQDVLINAKLLLKSISEDGKTKLGRSTHAAIAKILSAYVYLTLVDVFGDIPTEESGALDPTTFNPPASTGKDAYTYALKLLTEAKEELAKTEAVIAPAKDIFYAGSRANWTALANTLELKVYMNLALTDPAGAIAKATPLLAANLIDTEAENFTYKWGTSTVPDSRHPVYNTYYDPNAGTAGGYINNGFMYRMYYSKGVQDPRWRYYFYRQVGSIAQAKKDDPKSVGCAEAALDHYIEQGFGTAFCTFDPGFYGRDHADASGTNPDSRAITCVGPYPYGGRPDLNPVSNTSYQVVTQRGQGANGAGISPIFMSFYTDFIKAEAFAKLGQAANAKAALLDGINKSITQVRNFSVSKGQGLTAGLEPSTIDYIEIVTKEYDVANADGKLLTIAEQYYYALFGNGIEAYNLYRRIPTLQVYMEPTISTVRGVGNLFLRTLYYPQDYVTNNNTAKQKSNEVETPVFWDNWPSGTFK from the coding sequence ATGAAAAATAAAATTGTAGTTTTTGGAATAATAGTTATCATGAGCGTTTTTTCATGCCAAACTTTTGAAGAAAATTTGACAGACCCCAATAATATATCAGAAGCCTTAGCGGATCCTGATCTTATCTTGAATGCAGTACAAACAAGCTTTGCAGATTTTTTTGAGGAAGTGAGCGGTACTACATCCAGATTAGTAAGACATAGGGCTATGATAGCAGGGTTTACCTATAACACATCATATCCTGCAGCGGATCAAAACGATATGTGGAATTATGGATACCAAGATGTACTTATAAATGCAAAACTTTTACTAAAAAGTATTTCTGAAGATGGGAAAACGAAGTTAGGAAGAAGCACACATGCAGCAATAGCAAAGATTTTGTCTGCATACGTATATCTTACCTTAGTAGATGTTTTTGGAGATATACCTACTGAAGAAAGTGGTGCCTTAGATCCTACTACATTTAATCCCCCTGCTTCTACGGGAAAAGATGCTTATACATACGCACTGAAACTTCTAACGGAGGCAAAAGAAGAGTTAGCAAAAACAGAAGCAGTAATCGCACCTGCAAAGGATATTTTTTATGCAGGAAGTAGAGCAAACTGGACTGCACTTGCAAATACTTTAGAACTCAAAGTATATATGAATCTTGCATTAACAGACCCAGCGGGTGCCATAGCAAAAGCTACTCCACTCCTGGCTGCTAATCTCATAGACACAGAAGCTGAAAACTTTACCTATAAGTGGGGAACATCCACAGTGCCTGATTCGAGACATCCTGTATATAATACTTATTATGATCCCAATGCAGGAACTGCAGGAGGGTATATTAATAATGGATTTATGTATAGAATGTATTACAGTAAAGGAGTACAAGATCCTCGTTGGAGGTATTATTTCTACCGACAAGTAGGAAGTATAGCCCAAGCAAAAAAAGATGATCCAAAATCAGTAGGATGTGCAGAAGCAGCTTTAGACCACTACATAGAACAAGGATTTGGTACAGCATTTTGCACCTTTGACCCTGGATTTTATGGACGTGACCATGCGGACGCTTCGGGAACAAACCCTGATTCGAGAGCTATTACTTGTGTAGGACCTTATCCATACGGGGGAAGACCTGATCTCAATCCTGTTTCTAATACGAGCTACCAAGTAGTAACTCAGAGAGGACAAGGAGCAAATGGTGCAGGAATTAGCCCTATATTTATGTCGTTCTATACTGACTTTATAAAAGCAGAAGCTTTTGCAAAATTAGGACAGGCAGCAAATGCTAAGGCAGCACTCTTAGATGGAATTAATAAATCCATAACACAGGTAAGAAACTTTTCTGTTTCCAAAGGACAAGGGCTTACTGCCGGTTTAGAGCCATCTACCATTGATTATATAGAGATAGTAACAAAAGAGTATGATGTTGCGAATGCAGATGGAAAATTACTTACCATAGCAGAACAGTATTACTATGCTCTTTTTGGAAACGGTATAGAAGCATACAACTTATACAGAAGAATACCTACTCTCCAGGTCTATATGGAACCAACCATTTCTACAGTAAGAGGAGTAGGAAACTTGTTTTTACGCACACTGTATTATCCTCAAGATTATGTTACCAATAATAATACAGCAAAGCAAAAATCAAATGAAGTAGAAACACCTGTTTTTTGGGATAACTGGCCATCAGGAACATTTAAATAA